CCAGGCGCGAAGGAAAGGGAATGGACGCCGCCAGCGACTGCTGGACCGGCTCGGGCAGTTCCTTCATCAACGGCGTGGCGAACAGGCCTGGCGCCACGGTACAGACGCGAATGCCATGCTGGGCCAGATCACGCGCCATGGGCAGCGTCATGCCGACCAGTCCGCCCTTGGATGCGCTGTAGGCCTGCTGGCCCACCTGACCGTCAAAGGCTGCCACCGAGGCGGTATAGAGAATCACGCCACGGGCGCCATCCTCCAGCGCCGCCAACTTGGCGCAGCGTGCGGCAAACAGCCGCGTCATGTTGTAGCTGCCAATGAGGTTGACGCGAATCACGCGCTCAAAGTCTTCCAGCGGTGCGGGCTCGCCATCGCGGCCGATCACGCGCTTGGCCGTCCCGATGCCGGCCACATTCATGAGAATGCGTGCATCGCCGCCCCATTGCTCGCGAACGGAATCCAGCGCAGCCGTGACGCTGGCCGCATCGCAGATATCGCACTCCAGCGCCAGTCCGCCGATATCGGCAGCCACCGCCTTGGCCTTGTCGATCTGACGATCCAGCACCGCAACCCTGGCCCCTGCGGCAGCCAGCGCACGCGCCGTGGCTTCGCCCAGGCCCGAGGCTCCCCCGGTCACGATGGCAATCTGATCCTGAACTTGCATATCACTATCCTTTCAAAAGCTGCTTGTGCTTTCTGTTGTCGGGCTCAAGCCGGTACGGGCTCAGAGATTCGGCTTCAGGATCAGGGCCAGCGTTTCGTCATACAGGCCGCTCACCACATCGGCACGGTGCTGGAGCACGGCACGCTGGTTGATGGAGCCCTTGTCCGTGACTTCGCCCAGATCCAGCGATGGCGGCTTGATCGCCACCACTGCACGCGCAATGCGGGTGGCACTGCCGGTTGCCGTCTGCGCCAGCTCGTTAAGAACCGCCTGCAGATGCTGCTGCACCGGCTCGCTGTGCATGATCTGCTCCAGCGTCGCTCCCGCGGCCAGGCCGCTTAAGGCCGCACAGGCCGGGGTCCCGAAAACGATGGCACCGACCTCCTTGCGATCCAGGCCGGTCAGCACCACGTCCTGGATATAGGGCGCGCCTGCGTGAATGATCTTCGCGCGCAGCGGCCCCACGTTGACGAATGTGCCCGTGGCCAGCTTGAAGTCTTCGGCAATGCGGCCATCGAAGCGCAGACCCTGGTCTCTATCCTGCGGGTCGCGCCACTGCACGGCGTCGCCGGTGCGGAAGAATCCGTCCTCGTCAAATGCCTCTGCCGTGGCTTCGGGCGCGCGCCAGTAGCCGGGCGTGACGTTCGGCCCGCGATAGCGGACCTCCAGCTTGCCATCCACGGGCGCCAGCTTTAGCTCCAGACCCGGCACCGGTACGCCCAGGTCTCCGGAGTGCACATCGGGACGGTTGATGAACAGGGCCGATGGCGAGGACTCGGTCATGCCCAGGCCGGTTCCCATCACGATGCGCTCGCCGCACTCGGCCTCCTGCGTGCGGTGCAGGCTATCCCAGACGGGCTGCGCCAGAGAGGCTCCGGCATAGAAGAACAGCTTGACGCGCTTGAGCAGGCTGCGGCGCAGCTGCGCATCGCTCTCCATGGCGCGGGCGATGTATTCAAAGCCGGTGGGTACGTTGAAGTAAACGGTGGGTGAGAGCTCGCGCAGATTGCGCAGCGTCTCGGCAATGCCCGTCGCCGTCGGCTTGCCTTCGTCGATGTAGACCGTGCCGCCATGGTAGAGCGCGAGGCCGATGTTCTTGTTGCCGCCAAAAGTGTGGTTCCAGGGCAGCCAGTCCACCAGCACGGGCGGGCCTTGGACCATATCGGGCATGGTCTGGGCAATCTGCTGCTGGTTGGCGCACCACATTCCGTGGGTGTTGATGACGGCCTTGGGCAGCTTGGTCGATCCCGAGGTGAACAGGAACTTGGTGATGGTGTCGGGCCCGGTGGCCTGCATGGCCACATCCACTGCAGTTGTGGGCTCGGTCGCCAGCAGGTCGGCAAACAAGGTGCAGCTCGCGGCCTCGACGGCCGGCTTGCGGTACACCACCTCACAGCCCTCGGGCAGCACGGCGCGTACCGCCTTGTCATAGCGCGCCGCATCGGCCGCAAAGATCAGGCCGGGCGTGAGCGTATCGACCACATGGCGTAGCTTGGCGTAATCGGTGCTGACCAGGGAGTAGGCCGTGGAGACCGAGCAATAGGGCACGCCCGCATAGAGGCAGCCCATGGCCAGCATGGCATGGTCCAGGTCGTTCTCGCTAAGGATGATGACGGGACGCTCTGCCGAGAGTCTTCTGTCCGCCAGTGCCTGCGCAATGCCGCGTGCCGCAGCCAGCGTCTGGGCATAGCTGATGCGTTGCCAGTCTCCTGTGCTGCCGTCCGCCAATCGCTGCCGCTGGGCGATGAAGGTCTGCTGCGGCGTGGTCTGCGCCCAGTGCACCAGCCTGTCCGTCATGCGCGCTGCATGCCCTGCCAGCTCCTGATCGGAGCGCACGTAGAAAGTGCCGTCGCCCGCTTCCCTGACCCGGATGCTGCGCACGCCGAACTCCAGCTCGCGGTAGCGGGGCCTGCCCCCCTCTGCCACCTGGCCCAGAGCCTGCATGGCTGTGTCTGTCTCCTGCATTGTCTTTGTCTCCACAGCGTTGTTTTTTGGCTTGCCTTCAGTCCTTGCTGACCTTGGCGGCCCGCCCGGACAGAAATTCCTGCAAACGGAACTTGGCTTCTGGCGCGCTCTGCGCCACGGCGGCCATCAGAGCTTCGGTCATCAGACCCTGATCGGCGGGCTGATCGGCAATCCGGGGCAGCGCATGCATGAGCGCGTAATTGGTCATGGGGGCGTTTTCGGCAATGCGCAGCGCCAGCTCCACAGCCTTGTCCAGCGCATGTCCTTCTGGCACCAGATACTGCGACAGACCCACGCGCTCGCCTTCTTCGGCCTTGTACACACGGCCCGTGAACATCATGTCTGCCATGCGCGCCGCGCCGATCAGGCGCGGGATGCGCACCGAGCCGCCGCCGCCGACAAAAATGCCGCGCGAGCCTTCAGGCAAGGCATAGAAGGTGCTGCTGTCGGCCACACGGATATGACAGGCACTGGCCAGCTCCAGACCGCCGCCCACCACGGCGCCATGCAGGGCGGCGACCACGGGCACCGCGCCAAACTGCACCTGACGCAAGGCCTCATGCCACATGCGCGAATGCAGAACGCCCTGGGCCGCATCGCGCTCGCTGAGCTCGCTCAGGTCCAGGCCGGCGCAGAAATGCGGGCCATCGCCATCCACCACCGCCGCGCGCACGCTGGCGGGCAGATTCATGAACACATCGCGCAGACCCAGCACCAGTCCATCGGACAAGGCATTGCGCTTGGCAGCGCGCATCAGGCGAATGACGGCAACCTGTTCGGCTTCGCCACGGAATTCCACTGCAATTTCTTTATGAGTCATAACCATTCCTTTTGCATCATTATTGTTATTTCAAATAACTAAATGCAAGACATCCTCAGGTGTTTGCTCTCAGTGCTTTCCCCGATTCGGGTGCTGTAGTGCACAACTAGTCCGGGCGTGACAGGCACGAAGCCTGCGACTTCGCATAATGTGACCTCATGACATCAACCAGCCAGCCCCGTCCCAGCCAGCTCCTTCTGCCCCAGCGCGAACCGGTGCCCACGCGTGACGCCTCGACCTTGCTGTTGCTGCGCGATTGCGCCGACGGCAACGGTTTCGAAGTGCTGATGACGCGGCGCGCCGATCAGGGTATTTTTGCCAATGCCTATGTGTTCCCCGGCGGAGGCCTCGAGGATCAGGACGCGACCCCTGCCAACCATGCGCTGGCGCGGGTTCGTCCATCCATGGCGGAGATTGCCGGCACCGGCCGCATCACACAGGCATTGGCAGGCATTCGCGAAACGTTTGAGGAGCTGGGCATCCTGCTGGCCTATGACCAGGCCGGCCGGCCCGTGCCTGCGGCCGAAGTCGAGCAGCTGGACCGCAAGGCATCGCTGTACGAGCAATGCCGCGCGCGCGGCTGGAGCCTGGCCGTGGATCAGCTCTGGTATCTGGCCCACTGGACGGCGCCGCTGAACCTGGCAAAGCGCTTCAACGTGCCGTTTTTCGTGGCCCGCATGCCCGAGGGCCAAACAGCGGTGGCCGATGAGACCGAGCAGTTCGAGCCCACCTGGATCCGCCCCCAGCAAGCCCTGCAGCGCTTCGAGGAAAAGGAATTGTTCATCCTCTTCCCCACCCAGCGCACCTTGCAGCGCCTGACGGGCTATGCCGACACACAAGCCGTGCTGGATGCCCTGCAGGGTGAAAAGCCGCTATGGCACGCCCACCCTCGTGCGGGCTATCTCAAGGGGCAGGACACAAGACAGCTGGAAACCGATACGGCTTACGGCGAACTGGAGATGGTCCACCCCGACGGCCAGGCTGCCCACCATCTCGACTGGCAGTTTGAAAAAGCCGTGCCGCTGCGCAAGAACCTGATGCGTCTGACGGCCCCCAACCCCGGCATGATGACCGGCCCCGGCACCAACAGCTATCTGGTCGGCGATGCGCACACCGGCTATATCGCCATCGACCCCGGACCGAACGATGCCGAACATCTGCAGCGCCTGCACGATGCCGCCGGCGGCGATATCCGCTACATCGTGTGCACCCATTCCCACCCCGATCACTCGCCGGGTGCCGCGCCGCTGCAGGCCATGGTCCTGCTCTCCGGCCATGCCAGCCCCCCCATCATGGGCCTGCCGTCTGCGCCCACGGCACGTGCCAACAGCCGCTTCCGACCCGAGGTGACGCTGCAGGACGGAGAGCGCATCACACTTAGCGGGCAAGGAGAAGAAGGCGAAATCACGCATACGCTGCAAGCCGTCTTCACGCCCGGCCACGCGGCCAACCACCTGTGCTTTGTGCTGGAGGAGGACGCACTGCTATTCAGCGGCGATCACATCCTCAATGGCAGCACCACCGTCATCAGCCCGCCGGACGGCAATATGATCGATTACCTCGATTCGCTGGACCGGCTGCACTCCCTGTGTCTGGCGTACGACATTCGCTACATCCTGCCCGCCCACGGCTACGTGCTGGGCTTTGCTGCGCACCAGATCACCCGCCTCAAGGCCCACCGCCTGGCGCGCGAGGCCAAGGTGCATCAGGCCATGCGCACCAAGCCGGACGGCAGCATTCAGGACTGGGTGGCGATTGCCTATGCCGACACGCCGCAAGCGCTGTGGCCCGTGGCCGAGCAATCGCTGCTGGCGCATGTGGAACGCATCCAGAAGCTCTGCCTGGGCCGATAGCGCGCCGCAAGCGCCGCGCTAGACCTGTGGACAACTAGGACATGGCCGGAGCATTAAGCTCTTGCCATGTCTGAATCCCTGCCTGAACAAGAAAGCATCCGCCTGGCCAAGCGCCTGGCAGAGCAAGAACAATGCTCGCGCCGCGAGGCCGAGCTCCATATCGTCGCGGGCAATGTCCAGGTGGACGGCAAAGTGGTGCAAGTGCCCGAAACCCGTGTGCGCCCCGACCAGGTGGTGATCCTGCGCAAGGATGCCAAGCCTGAAGCCATTCCGCCCGTCACCATCCTGATGAACAAGCCCGCGGGCATGACCCAGGGCCCGGCCTATGGCCGCGTGCGCAGCGCGCATTCGCTGCTGAGCGAGGACACCAAGGCCAAGCTGGACACGCCCATGCCCCAGCTGGTGCTGGACCATCACTTCAGGAATCTGGAGTCGTTTCTGACGATTCCGCTGCCTGCCAGCGGTCTCATCGTCTACACCCAGGACAAGCGCGTGGCACGCAAGCTGGCCGAGGAAGGCATCTGGCTGGAGCAGGAAATCATCGTCGGCGTGGAGGGCCAGATCATTGAAGATGGCCTGGAGATCCTGTACGAAGGTCTGCCCATTCCCGGTGGCAACGGCCATCGCCGCATGCCTCCCTGCCATGTCAGCTGGCAAAGCGACAACCATCTGCGCTTCGCTCTCAAGGGCATTGCGCCCGAAGAGATCGAGAAAATGTGCGCCGCCATCGGCCTGACGGTGGTCAGCATGCGCCGGCTGCGCCTTGGCCGCGTCTCGCTGGCCAAGGTACCCGAGGGTCAGTGGCGCTATCTGATGCCCTGGGAAAGGTTCTGAGCGGAACGGCCTTCGCGTGCCGCCAACCGGACTCGGCCGCGGCACGCGCCGGTCCGCTCAATCCGCCTTGAAGCCCGTCGCAGCCACTGCCTTGCCCCATTTGACGGTATCGGCAGCAATGATGTCGGCAAACTGCTGCGCACTGGTGCCCGTGACCCTGAAGCCTGCCTCCTGCAGCCGCGCCCTGCCGTCGCCCGATTGCAGGACCTTGAGCAGATCGGCATTGAGCTTGCTCACCACGTCCGCGGGTGTCCTGGCGGGCGCCACGATGCCGAACCAGGAGCTGAACTCCAGGTTGCCAAAGCCCTGCTCCTTCATGGTCGGCAACTCGAGCAACTGCTCCACACGCGCGCTGCCCGTGCTTCCCAGGGCCACCAGCTTGCCGGCGCGCACCTGCGGGATCGCCATGCCGGAGGAAGCGAACACCCCCTGCACATCGCCGCTGAAAATGCCGCTCAAGGCATCCGAAGTGCTCTTGTAGTGCACCACCTCGGGTTTGGACTGCACGGCATCGCCAAACATATAGGCCCCGAAATGCCCCGGCGTGCCCGCTCCGAAAGTGGCCATGAACAAGCCGTTTTGCTGCCGGGTCCAGGCCACAAAGTCCCTGACGTTGCGCGCCTTGACCTTTTCGGGATTGACCAGCAGCACGAAGTCGGAACTCACCACCTGGCTGACGGGGGCGAAATCCTTGCGCGGTTGGTAGGCAAGTCGTTGGTAGGTATTGGGTGCAATGCTGAGCTGTCCGGTCTCGGCCAGCATGATGGTGTAGCCGTCGGCCGGTGCACGCGCCGCCTCGCTGGCTGCGATCAGGCCGGCGGCACCGGGCTTGTTGTCCACCACCACGCCCACGCCGCCCCATGCTTCGGAAAGCTTCTGTGCCAGCAGCCGGGCCACTACATCGGGTCCCGTGCCCGCCGGAAAGCCCACGATCATGCGCACCGTCTTGCTCGGATAAGCCGTCTGGGCCTGAGCGACGCCCAGGGCTGCACTGCCGCCGGCCAGCAGTGCCAGGGCCAGCAGCCGACGTCGCCAGGCCCGTGCTAAGAACGTGTTCACGATTTCCTCGTGCCGCGACAGAGGCTTTGCGGGATGGGATGCAAGGCGCGATACCGCAGCAATAGCCGCGCTATTGCGAGGATTCGCAACGCCGCAGACCGCCCGCAAAGCCGCTGTCCCGCAGGGTTGGAGCGCAATCGGGCGATTTGCTGCGCGCTGACTCTTGCTTGCACCCCGGTGCAAGCGGCGAGCCATCGCTTCGAACTCATCCCGATTGCGCTCCAACGCGGCTGCGTAGAGATCGTGAACACGTTCTAAAGCGGGTCCAGGCAGGTTCTGGGCTTGCAGTACTTTCATGTTTTTGTCTCCTTGTTGCGATGCTGTTTCACAGCACTTCGAAAAATCGCATGACGACCTGCTCCGGAAAGCGCGCTCCCGCACCCACGAACAGGCGCTGCCCCAGCCAGGCAAAGCGCTTGGAGGCCGTTTCAAAGCGAGGCGCACAGCGAAAGTAGATCGCCGAGGGATCGACGCTCTCGCCGCGGCGCAGACGCTGCATGAGCTCGGCCGGCCCGGTGCGCAAGGCATGGTTGCTCACATAGATCAGATCGCCGCCGTCGGTTTCGATGACATAGCGCGCGTCCAGCTCGGCCACTTCCTCGCTGACCAGCAGCTGGAAGTCGGCCCCGCCCGGCAGCACACGCGCCGACCAGTCCTCTCCCTGCACCTGGCCGCCGACGATGGGAATCACACGCCGCAAGCCGCGTGTCGTTTCGCCCACCTCCTGCGCCGGCCCTACCTGCACGCGAAATTCGGCAAAGTGGCGCAGCCCTGGAGCGACAATCTGGAAATCATGGTTTGGCGACAGCATTGCTCTCCTTGCGATGTCTAGGCACAGGGACATGAGCGTAAGCACTGTTGAAGATTTCGCTGTCCCCCAAGAAGATGACAGCCCACGCCAAGACACACCGATGAGAACCTGGAAGCTACCTTCGACGACTGACGCCATGCCGGCCAGTGATATGGCCCAGGCCAGCGGCATGGCCCAGGCCAGCGCCTTGCTGGCCGGTCTGGTGGAGCATCTGGGACAGAGCTGTTTTGCCCAGACCGCGCTGGAGCAGCTGAGCGCCATCGCGCCCACGGCCTCGCTCTCGGTGTATCGCATCGGCAGCTACCGGCCGCGGCTGTTTCTCTCGGCCTCCCAAGGCATTGCGGACACCACGCGCCAGTGCTGGAGCGCCTATCTCTCGGGACCCCAGCACGAGGACAGAAGCTGGGGCCAGGAATGGCCCGGACATATGCATACGCCAGGCGCCCGCAATCTGGTCCATGTGCAGGCCAACGAGGTCACGCCCTTGCATCGCCAGTGCGTGTATGACGCGCATGGCGTGGCTGAGCGCATCTCGATTGCCGAGCCCGGTGCCGACGGCTCGGTGTTTGCCGTCAACCTCTATCGCCATGCGCACCAGAAGCCCTTTGCCGACCGGCATCTGAGCGACTTCGCGGACCTGTCCAGCGCCCTGATGGCTCTGACGCACAAGCACCTGGCGCTGACGGCGGACATGGCTGCCGGAGATGAGAGATGGCCGGCTCGACTGCGCGAGCTGGCACCGGGTCTGACGGCGCGTGAACTCGAGGTCTGCCTGCGCCTGCTGCGCGGCATGACCCAGGACGGCATTGCGGCCGATCTCGGGCTGAGCGCAGCCACCGTGAAGACCTATCGCAACCGCGCCTTTGCGCGGCTCGATATCCACCACCGCCACCAGTTGTTCGCGCTGATGGTGGAGTGAATGCCGGGGATTCGCCGGTGCTGTGCCCGGCCGAGGAAGAAAGTGTGAAGTGCGCCGATAAGCCGGATTCTGTGCACAACGGTTGCCCGCCATGTGACCGCCATTAATCTTGGCCATCAGTCGCCTGATGGCTCGGTGCTACCTACCCGCACACTCCGGGGGCCCCGTCAACGTGTGCCTACTTGGTATTGCTGCGCGTAGAGATTGCCCGTTTCACCCTGGTTGGTCTGCCTTGCGGCACTCCTGCCAGACTCGTCTCTGTTGCTCTGATCCTCACCTCACGGTGGACAGCTGTTAGCTGCTACGCCGCCCTATGCAGTCCGGACGTTCCTCCAGTACGGTCTTTCGACCCAACGCAAGCGTTGGCCTTTCGGCTAGTACCAGCGGCGGTCTGGCGCACTTCACGGCGCGCATTATCCCGCGTTCAGAAAGAACTTGCACAGAACTCGCGCCTGAACTGCTCGGGCGGCAGGCCTGATTCGCGCTGGAACATCGCAATAAAGGCCGATGGCGTGCTGTAACCCATGTCATAGGCGATGCGCTGCACGGTGTGGCCGGCCTCCAGCGCGTCGATCGCCTGCAGATAGCGCATGCGCTGGCGCCATTCCCCCAGACTCATGCCCAGCTCGCGCTGGCAGTGGCGGGCCAGGGTTCGTTCCGTCATGTGCACGGTCTCGGCCCATTCGGCCAGGCTACGGTGGTCGTCGGGGCGCGACTGCATGGCGTCCAGCACCTGCACCAGCGCGGGATGCCGGGCCACGGGCAGAAAGCTCAGCTCCAGCGGCGTGGCTCGCAACTGGTCATGCACCACCCGGGCCAGCCGCAGATCGGCGTCCGTCACCGGGATCTGCACGCCCCTGGCACCAAAGTCCGCCAGCACGGCTTTGACGATAGGTCCCAGGCGCATGCAGCCCGCCGTCTGCGGCAGGTCCGCACACAGATCGGGGGCCAGATAGACGGAGCGGTACTGCACCGCATGCTGCAGATAGCAGCTGTGCACCACGCCAGGCGGAATCCACACCCCATGCTGCGGCGGGCACAGGATATGACCGCTGGGCACATCCATGTTCAGGCTGCCGTGGGCCGCATAGTTCAGATGCCCCCAGCGGTGGCTGTGCGACGGGGCCTCGCTGTGTTCGCCGAACTCGTCATAGCGGAAGTAATAGCTGCCAGGCACTTTGTCGGTGTCCAGTATCTGTACGGCATACCGCTTGGCGGCCGGGCCGGGAGTCGGGGCAGAGGCGGGCATGGGTTCGTCCGGCTTGAGTTATGAAATGTCTGAAATCAGCAATGCGCTTCAAATACGTCAAGCGCATCATAAGCACCTCAAGGAGTTTCATATGGGTGCATACCTATTACCACTGGGCGCGGTACTGATCTGGTCGGTCAACACCGTGGTCAGCAAGCTGGCCGCAGACAGCATCAGCGCGGCCGAGATCGGGTTCTTCCGCTGGCTGGTGGCGGCCGTGCTTTTCACGCCCTTCGTCCTGCCCTCGATCTGGCGCCAGCGCGCCGACATCAAGCCCCTGCTGCCACGGATCGTCGTGCTGGGCGTGCTGGGCATGGTCATCTACCAAAGCCTGGCCTACTACGCCGCCCACTTCACCACGGCCACGCACATGGGCATCATCGGCTCGCTCACGCCCATGCTGGTGCTGGCCCTGGCCGTGTTCATGCTGGGCCAGCCGCTGACGCATGGCGGCATCTGGGGTTCGTTGCTGGCCATTGTGGGAGTCGCGCTGGTGGTTTCATCGGGCCGGCTCAGCCATCTGGCTTCCGAGGGCCTGAACCTGGGTGACGCCATGATGTTCCTGGCCATGCTGGCCTATGCGGTCTACAACATCCTGCTCAAGCGCTGGCCCATGCCGCGCCTGGCCACGGTGCAGCTGCTGTATCTGCAGGTGCTGGTTGCCGTGGTCGTGCAGTTCCCGCTGTATCTCTTCTCGCCCAAGACCGGGCTTGACGCCAGCAACCTGCCGCTGGTGGGCTACGCCGGCATCATGGCCTCCATCGCCGCGCCGCTGCTGTGGATGAAGGCGGTGCAGACGCTGGGGCCCGGGCGATCGAGCATGTTCTTCAATCTGATCCCGGTCTTCACCGCCCTGATCGCGGCATTCACCCTGAACGAGCCCCTGGCGGGCTACCACGCGGTGGGCGGCATCATGACGATTGCCGGTCTGCTGCTGGCCGAGCTCTGGAAGGCCCCGCTGCGCGCGCGGCCTTCCCTGGCCTGCGGTGCTAAAGCAGCAGATTGAGAATCGCGTAGCTCATCAGCGACAGCAGACTCACCACGAACACCAGCATGACCCAGGGGCCCCAGCGCTGCTCGCGCCAGGAAAAGCCGACCAGCAGGCCTACGCAACAGACCCCCAGCAGCACCAGAATTGTGTTGAACGTGAGCAAGAGCAGTCCTCCCTCAAACAGACTTTGCCCCATTGTTCCCGATTGCAGGCCCAAGGGGAAACACCATCTCCCCAGGACTTGATGTGAATCAATCAGCAATCTCCGGCACCAGGCGCCGACCGGGGTTTTGAGCGGCCCGGCAGCGCGATCCGGCGCGCATAGAGCCTAGGGTTTTCCCGCGCCTTATCGGTGCA
This DNA window, taken from Comamonas testosteroni TK102, encodes the following:
- a CDS encoding SDR family NAD(P)-dependent oxidoreductase; translated protein: MQVQDQIAIVTGGASGLGEATARALAAAGARVAVLDRQIDKAKAVAADIGGLALECDICDAASVTAALDSVREQWGGDARILMNVAGIGTAKRVIGRDGEPAPLEDFERVIRVNLIGSYNMTRLFAARCAKLAALEDGARGVILYTASVAAFDGQVGQQAYSASKGGLVGMTLPMARDLAQHGIRVCTVAPGLFATPLMKELPEPVQQSLAASIPFPSRLGKPSEFADLAVHIVHNDHLNGEVIRLDGALRMAPR
- a CDS encoding feruloyl-CoA synthase translates to MQETDTAMQALGQVAEGGRPRYRELEFGVRSIRVREAGDGTFYVRSDQELAGHAARMTDRLVHWAQTTPQQTFIAQRQRLADGSTGDWQRISYAQTLAAARGIAQALADRRLSAERPVIILSENDLDHAMLAMGCLYAGVPYCSVSTAYSLVSTDYAKLRHVVDTLTPGLIFAADAARYDKAVRAVLPEGCEVVYRKPAVEAASCTLFADLLATEPTTAVDVAMQATGPDTITKFLFTSGSTKLPKAVINTHGMWCANQQQIAQTMPDMVQGPPVLVDWLPWNHTFGGNKNIGLALYHGGTVYIDEGKPTATGIAETLRNLRELSPTVYFNVPTGFEYIARAMESDAQLRRSLLKRVKLFFYAGASLAQPVWDSLHRTQEAECGERIVMGTGLGMTESSPSALFINRPDVHSGDLGVPVPGLELKLAPVDGKLEVRYRGPNVTPGYWRAPEATAEAFDEDGFFRTGDAVQWRDPQDRDQGLRFDGRIAEDFKLATGTFVNVGPLRAKIIHAGAPYIQDVVLTGLDRKEVGAIVFGTPACAALSGLAAGATLEQIMHSEPVQQHLQAVLNELAQTATGSATRIARAVVAIKPPSLDLGEVTDKGSINQRAVLQHRADVVSGLYDETLALILKPNL
- a CDS encoding crotonase/enoyl-CoA hydratase family protein, coding for MTHKEIAVEFRGEAEQVAVIRLMRAAKRNALSDGLVLGLRDVFMNLPASVRAAVVDGDGPHFCAGLDLSELSERDAAQGVLHSRMWHEALRQVQFGAVPVVAALHGAVVGGGLELASACHIRVADSSTFYALPEGSRGIFVGGGGSVRIPRLIGAARMADMMFTGRVYKAEEGERVGLSQYLVPEGHALDKAVELALRIAENAPMTNYALMHALPRIADQPADQGLMTEALMAAVAQSAPEAKFRLQEFLSGRAAKVSKD
- a CDS encoding MBL fold metallo-hydrolase, whose amino-acid sequence is MTSTSQPRPSQLLLPQREPVPTRDASTLLLLRDCADGNGFEVLMTRRADQGIFANAYVFPGGGLEDQDATPANHALARVRPSMAEIAGTGRITQALAGIRETFEELGILLAYDQAGRPVPAAEVEQLDRKASLYEQCRARGWSLAVDQLWYLAHWTAPLNLAKRFNVPFFVARMPEGQTAVADETEQFEPTWIRPQQALQRFEEKELFILFPTQRTLQRLTGYADTQAVLDALQGEKPLWHAHPRAGYLKGQDTRQLETDTAYGELEMVHPDGQAAHHLDWQFEKAVPLRKNLMRLTAPNPGMMTGPGTNSYLVGDAHTGYIAIDPGPNDAEHLQRLHDAAGGDIRYIVCTHSHPDHSPGAAPLQAMVLLSGHASPPIMGLPSAPTARANSRFRPEVTLQDGERITLSGQGEEGEITHTLQAVFTPGHAANHLCFVLEEDALLFSGDHILNGSTTVISPPDGNMIDYLDSLDRLHSLCLAYDIRYILPAHGYVLGFAAHQITRLKAHRLAREAKVHQAMRTKPDGSIQDWVAIAYADTPQALWPVAEQSLLAHVERIQKLCLGR
- a CDS encoding pseudouridine synthase — protein: MSESLPEQESIRLAKRLAEQEQCSRREAELHIVAGNVQVDGKVVQVPETRVRPDQVVILRKDAKPEAIPPVTILMNKPAGMTQGPAYGRVRSAHSLLSEDTKAKLDTPMPQLVLDHHFRNLESFLTIPLPASGLIVYTQDKRVARKLAEEGIWLEQEIIVGVEGQIIEDGLEILYEGLPIPGGNGHRRMPPCHVSWQSDNHLRFALKGIAPEEIEKMCAAIGLTVVSMRRLRLGRVSLAKVPEGQWRYLMPWERF
- a CDS encoding Bug family tripartite tricarboxylate transporter substrate binding protein, which produces MNTFLARAWRRRLLALALLAGGSAALGVAQAQTAYPSKTVRMIVGFPAGTGPDVVARLLAQKLSEAWGGVGVVVDNKPGAAGLIAASEAARAPADGYTIMLAETGQLSIAPNTYQRLAYQPRKDFAPVSQVVSSDFVLLVNPEKVKARNVRDFVAWTRQQNGLFMATFGAGTPGHFGAYMFGDAVQSKPEVVHYKSTSDALSGIFSGDVQGVFASSGMAIPQVRAGKLVALGSTGSARVEQLLELPTMKEQGFGNLEFSSWFGIVAPARTPADVVSKLNADLLKVLQSGDGRARLQEAGFRVTGTSAQQFADIIAADTVKWGKAVAATGFKAD
- a CDS encoding DUF3237 domain-containing protein → MLSPNHDFQIVAPGLRHFAEFRVQVGPAQEVGETTRGLRRVIPIVGGQVQGEDWSARVLPGGADFQLLVSEEVAELDARYVIETDGGDLIYVSNHALRTGPAELMQRLRRGESVDPSAIYFRCAPRFETASKRFAWLGQRLFVGAGARFPEQVVMRFFEVL
- a CDS encoding helix-turn-helix transcriptional regulator, whose translation is MPASDMAQASGMAQASALLAGLVEHLGQSCFAQTALEQLSAIAPTASLSVYRIGSYRPRLFLSASQGIADTTRQCWSAYLSGPQHEDRSWGQEWPGHMHTPGARNLVHVQANEVTPLHRQCVYDAHGVAERISIAEPGADGSVFAVNLYRHAHQKPFADRHLSDFADLSSALMALTHKHLALTADMAAGDERWPARLRELAPGLTARELEVCLRLLRGMTQDGIAADLGLSAATVKTYRNRAFARLDIHHRHQLFALMVE
- a CDS encoding AraC family transcriptional regulator encodes the protein MPASAPTPGPAAKRYAVQILDTDKVPGSYYFRYDEFGEHSEAPSHSHRWGHLNYAAHGSLNMDVPSGHILCPPQHGVWIPPGVVHSCYLQHAVQYRSVYLAPDLCADLPQTAGCMRLGPIVKAVLADFGARGVQIPVTDADLRLARVVHDQLRATPLELSFLPVARHPALVQVLDAMQSRPDDHRSLAEWAETVHMTERTLARHCQRELGMSLGEWRQRMRYLQAIDALEAGHTVQRIAYDMGYSTPSAFIAMFQRESGLPPEQFRREFCASSF
- a CDS encoding DMT family transporter — its product is MGAYLLPLGAVLIWSVNTVVSKLAADSISAAEIGFFRWLVAAVLFTPFVLPSIWRQRADIKPLLPRIVVLGVLGMVIYQSLAYYAAHFTTATHMGIIGSLTPMLVLALAVFMLGQPLTHGGIWGSLLAIVGVALVVSSGRLSHLASEGLNLGDAMMFLAMLAYAVYNILLKRWPMPRLATVQLLYLQVLVAVVVQFPLYLFSPKTGLDASNLPLVGYAGIMASIAAPLLWMKAVQTLGPGRSSMFFNLIPVFTALIAAFTLNEPLAGYHAVGGIMTIAGLLLAELWKAPLRARPSLACGAKAAD